Within Sphingobium sp. SCG-1, the genomic segment GCGTCCGCGGATCGAGCGGCGAACCTGGCACGGCCATCACATCGCGTCCCGCTTCCCCGGCAAGCCGCGCCGTTATCAGCGACCCAGATTTCGGCGCCGCCTCGACAACCACGGTCCCCAATGAAAGACCGGCAATGATCCGGTTGCGCGACGGGAAATGTCTCGCCAGCGGCTGCGTTCCGGGCGGCTGTTCCGCCAGCAGCAGCCCGCGCATCGCAACCTGTTCCTGCAAGGCTTCATTCTCTGGCGGATAGACGATGTCGATCCCGCTGGCGATCACGCCGATCGTTCCGCCCTCCAACGATCCCTGATGCGCTGCCGTATCTATCCCTCGCGCTAGTCCTGACACGACCGTCACACCCTGCGCCGCCAGCCCCTGCCCTAGCATCCGCGCAAAGCGACATGCTGCCGCCGAGGCATTGCGCGCGCCAACCAGAGCGATGCACCGTTGCTTCGCAAGTGACAGGTCACCGCGATAAATCAGCGCAGGTGGCGCGGTTTCCATCTCTGCCAGCAAGGCAGGATAATCGGGCTCGCCGACGAACACATAGGATGCGCCCAGCGCCCGCGCGCGCTCCGCTTCCCGTGAGACCGCCGCCACATCGGCCAAGCGGGGTGGACGCCCGCCACCACGCGCAGCCAGCGACGGTATGGCCTCTATGGCTTTGGTCGCCGATCCATATCGTACGATGAGCTGACGATAGGTCACTGGCCCCACCTGAGCCGACCGGATAAGACGCAGATTGTCGAGGCGTGAGGCGTCCAACGCAGTCAGCCTTTCTTGCCGACTTTGGGTTCCGTGCCCGCTATCAGTCGCGCAATGTTGGCGCGGTGCCGCCACAGCACGATTGCCGTCATCCCGGCAAACGCCTGCGCAAGCATGGGATGGCCCATCGCCCAGGCGCCGATCGGCGCGCTGACCGCCGCCGACATCCCGCCGACCGACGACCGCCGCGAGAGCAGCAAGGCGGCTATCCACACGCCCGCAAACAGCAGACCACTTGGCCAATGCAGCGCCAGGACCACGCCCATCATCGTCGCCACGCCCTTGCCCCCGGCAAAGCGCAACCAGACGGGATAGCAATGACCAACGAACGCCATCAGGCCGCAGATCAGCGCCCCATGCGCTGGATCGATCATGTGACCGATGGCGACTGCGGCCATTCCTTTGGCCAGATCGAACACCAGGGTCAGCGCCGCCAATCCTTTGCGGCCTGTCCGCAGGACATTGGTCGCACCGATGTTCCCCGAACCGATTTTCCGCAAGTCGCCCTCACCGGAAAACCGGGTAATCAGCAAGCCGAACGGAATGGACCCGAGCAGATATCCGACCAGGACGGCAAGCAGGGGCGCGAACGAAGAGGATGGCATTTGGATCAATCCCATAATGAGTGCCGCACCCGCTGGCGAAATGAACCGAACGTGCTGGCGTCGCCGTGCTTTAGAGGCGAGTTCCTCTCCGCGCTACGGTTGACTTCACTATCGCCGCAGGGAAATGAAAGCATATGTCCGTATCTCCCGATGCTCCCGTGTTATTCTTCGATTCTGGCGTGGGGGGTCTCTCCATCCTCGCACCGGCCCGCAAGCTGCTGCCGAATATGCCCGTCATCTACGCAGCGGATTCGGCGGGCTTTCCCTATGGCACGAAAAGCGAAGCGGAAGTCGCGGCTCGCGTGCCTGCGCTCCTGGGGCGGCTTGTGGAGCGATACCGGCCCCGACTGGTCGTGATCGCTTGCAACACAGCGTCCACGATCGCACTTTCGGTCGTCCGTTCCGCGCTCGAGGTGCCAGTGGTCGGCACGGTCCCAGCGATCAAGCCTGCGGCGGAACAATCGCGCACGCGCGTCATCGGCGTGTTGGGGACCAACGCGACGGTGCGGCAACCCTATGTAGACCGTCTTGCCGCCGAGCATGGCGCCGATTGCACGATATTACGCCATGGTTCCGCCGATCTCGTTGCCCTGGCCGAGGCAAAGCTACGCGGCGAACCGCTGGACCCCAATGTGGCACGCAACGCGCTGGATGGCCTGCTTGGCCAACCCGGTGGCGACAAGATGGACGTCGTTGCCCTGGCCTGTACCCATTTCCCGTTGCTCCTGGAGGAGCTGACGGCCGCCAGTCCGCGACCGCTTACATTTGTCGACGGCGGCGC encodes:
- the dprA gene encoding DNA-processing protein DprA — translated: MDASRLDNLRLIRSAQVGPVTYRQLIVRYGSATKAIEAIPSLAARGGGRPPRLADVAAVSREAERARALGASYVFVGEPDYPALLAEMETAPPALIYRGDLSLAKQRCIALVGARNASAAACRFARMLGQGLAAQGVTVVSGLARGIDTAAHQGSLEGGTIGVIASGIDIVYPPENEALQEQVAMRGLLLAEQPPGTQPLARHFPSRNRIIAGLSLGTVVVEAAPKSGSLITARLAGEAGRDVMAVPGSPLDPRTQGCNQLIREGAILIQSVADILEAVGPIHGAMLRQPVDPFMPGAPVDASDAERRRIVDLLGPVPVQVDELIRQSGIAPALVQTVLLELELAARVERHAGGRVSLQS
- the plsY gene encoding glycerol-3-phosphate 1-O-acyltransferase PlsY; amino-acid sequence: MPSSSFAPLLAVLVGYLLGSIPFGLLITRFSGEGDLRKIGSGNIGATNVLRTGRKGLAALTLVFDLAKGMAAVAIGHMIDPAHGALICGLMAFVGHCYPVWLRFAGGKGVATMMGVVLALHWPSGLLFAGVWIAALLLSRRSSVGGMSAAVSAPIGAWAMGHPMLAQAFAGMTAIVLWRHRANIARLIAGTEPKVGKKG
- the murI gene encoding glutamate racemase — its product is MSVSPDAPVLFFDSGVGGLSILAPARKLLPNMPVIYAADSAGFPYGTKSEAEVAARVPALLGRLVERYRPRLVVIACNTASTIALSVVRSALEVPVVGTVPAIKPAAEQSRTRVIGVLGTNATVRQPYVDRLAAEHGADCTILRHGSADLVALAEAKLRGEPLDPNVARNALDGLLGQPGGDKMDVVALACTHFPLLLEELTAASPRPLTFVDGGAGIARRIDYLTQGQQWPEACEPGVAVFTRVDENTRALAQSLHNFGLDRIEAL